The Metabacillus litoralis genome contains a region encoding:
- a CDS encoding GerMN domain-containing protein: MSKYNKQIAVTVIASSLLLSGCGLFNAEEATKEIDPPQDVNIMEDGAQVETENGVEDVKSDQAEESVTSQLYLIDKSGFVVPYAMNLPKTDSVAKQSLEYLVEGGPVSNMLPNGFRAVLPQDTQVLGVNITEDGTAIADFSKEFNNYKKEDEAKILQSITWTLTQFDSVKNVKIWVNGHEQKEMPVNGTPIQDGVSREDGINHDSSDVVDITDSHPLTVYYLAESDGSQYYVPVTKRISNEEKDPIVAAVNELAEGPSASTGLMSDFQEGVELLSAPKYENGKVTLDFNESIYGSLDEEQKIISSQVLEALVLTLTEQDGIESVAVTVNGKSELINENGEKLTEPVTRPTKVNTGSF, encoded by the coding sequence ATGTCTAAATACAACAAACAGATTGCAGTCACGGTTATTGCATCATCATTGCTACTTTCTGGTTGTGGTTTGTTCAATGCAGAAGAAGCTACTAAAGAAATTGATCCACCACAAGATGTGAATATTATGGAAGATGGTGCACAGGTAGAAACCGAAAATGGTGTGGAAGATGTAAAGAGTGATCAAGCAGAGGAATCAGTAACAAGTCAGCTCTACTTAATAGACAAAAGTGGATTTGTTGTTCCGTATGCTATGAATCTACCTAAAACTGACAGTGTTGCAAAACAATCATTAGAGTATTTAGTTGAAGGTGGTCCTGTCTCAAATATGCTACCGAATGGATTTAGAGCTGTACTTCCACAGGATACACAAGTATTGGGAGTAAATATAACAGAAGATGGTACTGCCATTGCCGATTTTTCAAAGGAATTTAATAATTATAAAAAAGAAGATGAAGCTAAAATTCTTCAATCCATTACGTGGACATTAACGCAATTTGATTCAGTTAAGAATGTGAAGATTTGGGTAAACGGTCATGAACAGAAAGAGATGCCTGTAAACGGTACTCCAATACAGGATGGTGTTAGCAGAGAAGATGGTATTAACCATGATTCAAGTGATGTAGTTGATATTACAGACAGCCACCCATTAACTGTTTATTATTTAGCAGAGTCAGATGGTAGTCAATATTATGTTCCTGTTACAAAGCGAATTAGCAATGAAGAAAAAGATCCAATTGTTGCAGCAGTAAATGAGCTTGCAGAAGGACCGTCTGCATCCACAGGTTTAATGAGTGATTTCCAAGAAGGTGTTGAACTTCTAAGTGCTCCTAAGTACGAAAATGGTAAAGTAACACTTGATTTCAATGAATCCATTTATGGAAGCCTTGATGAAGAACAAAAAATTATTTCTTCTCAAGTACTTGAAGCATTGGTTTTAACATTAACAGAGCAAGATGGTATTGAAAGTGTGGCTGTTACAGTTAATGGAAAATCAGAGCTAATCAATGAAAATGGAGAAAAGTTAACAGAGCCTGTAACAAGACCAACTAAAGTGAATACAGGTAGTTTTTAA
- a CDS encoding XTP/dITP diphosphatase, translating into MKQIIIATKNKGKVREFEAILAPLGYQVQSLLDFPNSVDVEETGKTFEENAILKAEAVSEHYNILTIADDSGLAVDYLNGEPGVYSARYAGPEKDDKANMIKVLEKLKSVQSEEERTARFICALAVSIPGQKTQTVVGECEGYIAKEPSGDGGFGYDPIFTVKNTTKTMAELSKEEKNQISHRAEALQKIQGLMK; encoded by the coding sequence TTGAAACAAATCATTATTGCCACAAAAAATAAAGGAAAAGTTAGAGAATTTGAAGCAATATTAGCCCCGCTAGGTTATCAAGTTCAGTCTCTTTTAGATTTTCCAAATTCAGTTGATGTTGAAGAAACCGGTAAAACCTTTGAAGAAAATGCAATTCTTAAGGCTGAGGCTGTATCAGAACACTATAATATATTAACAATTGCAGATGATTCAGGATTAGCGGTCGATTATTTGAACGGAGAGCCAGGTGTTTATTCTGCGAGATATGCAGGTCCTGAAAAAGATGATAAAGCGAATATGATCAAGGTGCTTGAAAAATTAAAAAGTGTTCAAAGCGAGGAAGAACGCACAGCTAGGTTTATTTGTGCTTTAGCAGTGTCTATACCTGGACAGAAAACACAAACTGTTGTTGGGGAATGTGAAGGCTACATTGCGAAAGAGCCAAGTGGTGATGGCGGATTTGGCTATGACCCGATTTTTACGGTGAAAAATACTACAAAAACAATGGCGGAGTTGTCAAAAGAAGAAAAAAACCAAATCAGTCATCGTGCAGAAGCTTTACAAAAGATTCAAGGACTTATGAAATGA
- a CDS encoding MarR family winged helix-turn-helix transcriptional regulator gives MNQGIDKTQTVSDLEKALRHISGIIKQKGREILNDYHITPPQFVALQWLWENGDLTIGELSNKMFLACSTTTDLVDRMEKNQLVIRVKDTHDRRIVRIHLLAEGERIIEEVIQKRQNYLRDMLVNFEEEELVILEKSLIKLQQEMS, from the coding sequence ATAAATCAAGGAATTGATAAAACACAAACTGTATCTGATCTTGAAAAGGCACTTCGTCATATATCAGGAATTATTAAACAAAAAGGTCGGGAAATTTTAAATGACTATCATATAACACCACCTCAGTTTGTTGCCTTACAATGGTTATGGGAAAATGGTGACTTAACAATTGGAGAGCTTTCTAATAAAATGTTTTTAGCATGTAGTACGACAACCGATTTAGTGGATCGTATGGAAAAGAACCAATTGGTTATCAGAGTAAAAGATACTCATGACAGAAGAATTGTAAGAATACACTTATTAGCAGAGGGCGAGCGGATTATTGAGGAAGTTATTCAAAAAAGACAAAATTATTTAAGAGATATGCTGGTTAACTTTGAAGAAGAAGAATTAGTAATACTTGAAAAATCGTTAATAAAACTACAACAAGAAATGAGTTAA
- the rph gene encoding ribonuclease PH — translation MRHDGRERNQIRKVEIVKDFIIHPEGSVLITVGDTKVICNASIEDRVPPFMRGEGKGWITAEYSMLPRATEQRTIRESSKGKITGRTMEIQRLIGRALRAVVNLNELGERTIWVDCDVIQADGGTRTASITGAFVAMVIALEKLMNNGKLKTLPITDFLAAISVGIDSEYGEILDLDYKEDSSALVDMNVIMTSSGHLVEVQGTGEEATFTRHELNSMLDLAEIGIKALIEEQKAVLGDVSLIVEENVKKQGAEN, via the coding sequence TTGAGACATGACGGCCGAGAAAGAAATCAGATAAGAAAAGTAGAAATAGTTAAGGATTTTATCATTCACCCGGAAGGTTCTGTCTTAATAACTGTTGGTGACACAAAGGTAATTTGTAATGCAAGTATAGAAGATCGAGTACCACCCTTTATGAGGGGAGAAGGTAAAGGATGGATTACTGCAGAGTATTCAATGCTCCCTAGAGCAACAGAGCAGCGAACAATCAGAGAATCTTCTAAAGGAAAAATTACTGGACGAACAATGGAAATTCAACGCCTAATAGGAAGGGCGTTACGTGCTGTTGTTAATCTAAATGAGCTTGGAGAAAGAACAATCTGGGTTGACTGTGATGTTATTCAAGCAGATGGTGGTACACGAACTGCTTCCATTACTGGGGCATTTGTAGCAATGGTTATTGCTTTAGAAAAATTAATGAATAATGGCAAACTAAAAACATTACCGATTACAGATTTTCTAGCAGCTATATCTGTTGGAATAGATTCAGAGTATGGAGAAATTTTAGACTTGGACTACAAAGAGGATTCAAGTGCGTTAGTTGACATGAACGTTATTATGACATCAAGTGGTCATTTGGTTGAGGTACAAGGTACTGGAGAAGAAGCAACATTTACCAGACATGAATTAAATAGTATGCTTGATTTAGCTGAGATAGGAATTAAAGCGCTTATTGAAGAGCAAAAAGCAGTACTCGGAGATGTTTCACTCATAGTTGAAGAAAATGTAAAGAAACAGGGTGCAGAAAATTGA
- the racE gene encoding glutamate racemase: MKRPIGVIDSGVGGLTVAKEIMRQLPKEEIIYLGDTARCPYGPRPAEEVRRFTWEMTNYLLENHHIKMLVIACNTATAIALEEIQENVDIPVIGVIFPGARTAVKVTKNDHIGVIGTINTIQSAAYETALKTLNNQLIVESLACPKFVPLVESGEFEGEEAQKIVNDSLSAFKGSEIDTLILGCTHYPILQSQIEEYMGQAVKIICSGDETAREVSTILSFNKTLNLFSGKKNHRFLTTGPKQLFEKIASKWFEQPVKHVESITLNQMNQKHRTL; the protein is encoded by the coding sequence TTGAAAAGACCAATCGGTGTCATTGATTCTGGCGTAGGTGGGTTAACTGTCGCAAAAGAAATCATGAGACAATTACCAAAAGAAGAAATCATCTATTTAGGTGATACAGCACGTTGTCCATACGGACCAAGACCGGCTGAAGAAGTACGCAGGTTTACCTGGGAAATGACAAATTATCTGTTAGAAAACCACCATATAAAAATGCTGGTTATTGCTTGTAATACAGCAACAGCCATTGCTCTAGAGGAAATTCAAGAAAACGTGGATATTCCCGTAATAGGTGTTATTTTTCCAGGGGCAAGAACAGCTGTAAAAGTAACAAAAAATGATCATATCGGGGTTATCGGTACAATTAATACCATTCAAAGTGCTGCATATGAAACAGCATTAAAAACATTAAATAATCAGCTAATTGTTGAGAGTCTTGCTTGCCCTAAATTTGTTCCGTTAGTAGAAAGTGGAGAATTTGAAGGGGAAGAGGCTCAAAAAATTGTTAATGATTCTCTTTCAGCTTTTAAGGGTAGTGAAATCGATACGTTAATTTTAGGGTGTACACATTATCCCATTTTGCAATCGCAAATTGAAGAGTATATGGGACAAGCCGTGAAAATAATCTGTTCTGGAGATGAAACCGCCCGAGAGGTTAGTACAATATTATCATTCAATAAAACTCTCAATTTATTTTCAGGTAAAAAGAATCACCGTTTTTTAACAACAGGTCCAAAGCAGTTGTTCGAAAAAATTGCATCAAAATGGTTCGAGCAACCTGTTAAACATGTAGAATCAATTACATTAAATCAGATGAATCAGAAACATCGTACATTATAA
- the gerE gene encoding spore germination transcription factor GerE, with amino-acid sequence MKEKEFQSKPLLTKREREVFELLVQDKTTKEIASELFISEKTVRNHISNAMQKLGVKGRSQAVVELLRMGELEL; translated from the coding sequence TTGAAAGAGAAAGAGTTTCAATCAAAGCCACTACTCACGAAAAGAGAGAGAGAAGTATTCGAATTGTTAGTTCAAGATAAAACGACGAAAGAGATTGCTAGTGAGCTCTTTATAAGTGAAAAAACGGTTCGAAATCATATCTCAAATGCGATGCAAAAGCTTGGTGTTAAGGGACGCTCTCAAGCGGTTGTTGAGCTCCTTCGAATGGGTGAACTCGAGCTCTAA
- a CDS encoding metallophosphoesterase family protein, with protein MKVLILSDSHGLTTELLEIQNRHKDEVDMMLHCGDSELSSNSKELISFKGVKGNCDFGSDLPNEIIEDLSGITLYMTHGHLYNVKMTLMSLKYRAMETSAKIACYGHSHIANAEMIDDVLLINPGSIRLPVMRKQKTYAILELENSIANVTFYEVNGQEFPELSKSFTLK; from the coding sequence ATGAAGGTACTTATTTTAAGTGATAGTCACGGATTGACTACGGAACTTTTAGAAATACAGAATAGACATAAAGATGAAGTAGATATGATGCTTCATTGTGGTGATTCTGAACTATCATCTAATAGCAAGGAATTAATTTCTTTTAAAGGTGTAAAAGGGAATTGTGATTTTGGGTCAGATCTTCCGAATGAAATCATTGAGGATCTTAGTGGCATTACTCTGTATATGACACACGGTCACCTGTATAATGTTAAAATGACACTTATGAGCTTAAAGTATAGGGCAATGGAGACTAGCGCAAAAATCGCATGCTATGGACATTCTCATATAGCAAACGCAGAAATGATTGATGATGTATTATTAATTAATCCTGGCAGCATAAGACTTCCTGTGATGCGAAAACAAAAAACGTATGCTATACTAGAGCTTGAAAATAGCATAGCAAATGTAACGTTTTATGAAGTAAATGGCCAGGAATTTCCGGAACTCTCTAAGAGCTTTACACTTAAATAA